The following are encoded together in the Salvia hispanica cultivar TCC Black 2014 chromosome 6, UniMelb_Shisp_WGS_1.0, whole genome shotgun sequence genome:
- the LOC125194216 gene encoding HBS1-like protein isoform X2 translates to MPRKVNYGIDYDDDYEDDYNDDYDYDYDEEVEENGITAKTMPAKEVRTAKVWRCPICTYDNEDSMSACDICGILRNPLVKSNIQINDVAAPFKFNVPSPDDLVSSGLQSLKMKSKDNQRDTNIPVELELSAKDQESTSASVTRQRGNGVNEKDYAPTSGSIQGVPHSNVNTEAMSSKTGKVEQSIERKTASISDFTPETWMIPETVDGELSQLNLAIVGHVDSGKSTLSGRLLHLSGRISQKLMHKYEKEAKQQGKGSFAYAWALDESAEERERGITMTVGVAFFTSKKYHIVLLDSPGHRDFVPNMISGATQADAAILVVDASMGSFEAGIDATGGQTREHAQLIRSFGVDQIIVLVNKMDVVGYSKERFDFVKQKLGTFLRTCGFKESSISWVPASVMENQNLVANSSDARLSWYRGPFLMDAIDSLQLPARDYSKPLQIPICDVKSQSQSQVSACGKLETGAIRPGLKVLVMPSKEIATVRSLERDSQPCSIARAGDNVTVNLQGIEGNRVTAGSVICHPDYPVQVASQLEMKILVLEISTPIVIGSQLEFHIHHAKEAAKIVKILSLLDPKTGKVTKKSPRCLLSKQNAMVEVALQGPVCVEEYSSCRALGRVFLRASGRTIGLGVVTQIIKREN, encoded by the exons ATGCCTCGCAAAGTGAACTATGGAATTGATTACGATGATGATTATGAAGATGACTATAATGATGactatgattatgattatgatgaagaggttgaagaaaatg GTATCACAGCTAAGACGATGCCTGCAAAAGAAGTCAGGACGGCTAAGGTCTGGCGATGCCCAATTTGTACTTACGATAATGAAGATAGTATGTCTGCATGTGATATATGTGGGATCTTACGTAACCCTTTGGTCAAGAGCAATATCCAAATCAATGATGTTGCAG CCCCTTTCAAGTTTAATGTTCCTTCTCCGGATGATTTGGTGTCAAGTGGACTGCAATCACTGAAAATGAAATCCAAAG ATAATCAGAGGGACACAAATATTCCAGTTGAACTGGAGTTGTCTGCTAAGGATCAAGAGTCCACTTCAGCATCAGTAACAAGACAGAGAGGTAATGGAGTTAATGAGAAAGATTATGCTCCAACCAGTGGAAGCATACAAGGGGTGCCTCATAGCAATGTGAATACTGAGGCTATGTCTTCCAAAACTGGAAAAGTAGAACAGTCTATTGAGAGAAAAACAGCATCAATTTCTGACTTCACTCCTGAGACATGGATGATCCCGGAAACAGTTGATGGTGAACTGAGCCAGCTAAATCTTGCGATT GTTGGCCATGTTGATTCTGGGAAGTCAACACTTTCAGGACGGTTGCTTCATTTATCGGGACGGATATCACAGAAATTGATgcacaaatatgaaaaagaagCTAAACAACAG GGAAAAGGATCTTTTGCTTATGCATGGGCATTAGATGAAAGTGCTGAAGAAAGGGAAAGGGGTATAACAATGACAGTGGGCGTTGCTTTCTTCacttccaaaaaatatcacattgtGCTGCTTGATTCCCCTGGACATAGAGATTTTGTTCCAAACATGATCTCAGGAGCAACACAAGCAGATGCTGCAATTTTAGTTGTTGATGCTTCAATGGGTTCATTTGAAGCTGGCATAGATGCTACTGGGGGGCAAACGAGGGAACATGCACAGCTGATTAGAAGCTTCGGAGTTGATCAGATTATTGTTCTTGTCAACAAAATGGATGTGGTGGGATACTCAAAggaaagatttgattttgtgaagCAGAAACTAGGGACATTTCTCCGCACTTGTGGTTTTAAAGAATCTTCTATTTCATGGGTTCCAGCAAGTGTCATGGAAAATCAGAACTTAGTTGCAAACTCTTCTGATGCACGGCTGTCGTG GTATAGAGGACCTTTTTTGATGGATGCAATAGATTCTCTGCAACTTCCTGCAAGAGATTACTCCAAACCACTACAAATTCCTATATGTGATGTTAAGTCACAATCCCAAAGTCAGGTGTCGGCATGTGGGAAACTGGAAACTGGAGCTATTAGACCAGGACTTAAG GTATTGGTTATGCCTTCAAAAGAAATAGCCACAGTTCGCTCGTTGGAACGTGACTCTCAGCCATGTAGTATTGCAAGAGCTGGTGACAACGTAACAGTGAATTTGCAAGGCATTGAGGGCAATCGTGTAACAGCCGGAAGTGTGATATGTCACCCTGACTACCCTGTTCAAGTTGCCAGCCAGTTGGAAATGAAGATTCTGGTCCTTGAAATTTCAACTCCGATTGTTATTGGTTCTCAG TTGGAGTTTCACATACACCACGCAAAAGAGGCTGCAAAAATTGTGAAGATATTGTCTCTGCTTGATCCAAAGACAGGAAAAGTAACAAAGAAGTCCCCAAGATGCTTGTTGTCCAAGCAGAATGCCATGGTTGAG GTGGCTTTGCAAGGTCCGGTATGTGTAGAGGAGTACAGCAGCTGCAGAGCTCTGGGAAGAGTGTTCCTTAGAGCTTCAGGAAGGACTATTGGTCTTGGTGTTGTGACTCAAATCATTAAGAGAGAAAACTAG
- the LOC125194216 gene encoding HBS1-like protein isoform X1, with product MPRKVNYGIDYDDDYEDDYNDDYDYDYDEEVEENGITAKTMPAKEVRTAKVWRCPICTYDNEDSMSACDICGILRNPLVKSNIQINDVAVGGKCKDSGVSVMAKSLFASLPQHRVQPFIFEVQDDVSSTDNHLNFHKFRNMRSTFSEFSSAFSNQNHKRVNIAPFKFNVPSPDDLVSSGLQSLKMKSKDNQRDTNIPVELELSAKDQESTSASVTRQRGNGVNEKDYAPTSGSIQGVPHSNVNTEAMSSKTGKVEQSIERKTASISDFTPETWMIPETVDGELSQLNLAIVGHVDSGKSTLSGRLLHLSGRISQKLMHKYEKEAKQQGKGSFAYAWALDESAEERERGITMTVGVAFFTSKKYHIVLLDSPGHRDFVPNMISGATQADAAILVVDASMGSFEAGIDATGGQTREHAQLIRSFGVDQIIVLVNKMDVVGYSKERFDFVKQKLGTFLRTCGFKESSISWVPASVMENQNLVANSSDARLSWYRGPFLMDAIDSLQLPARDYSKPLQIPICDVKSQSQSQVSACGKLETGAIRPGLKVLVMPSKEIATVRSLERDSQPCSIARAGDNVTVNLQGIEGNRVTAGSVICHPDYPVQVASQLEMKILVLEISTPIVIGSQLEFHIHHAKEAAKIVKILSLLDPKTGKVTKKSPRCLLSKQNAMVEVALQGPVCVEEYSSCRALGRVFLRASGRTIGLGVVTQIIKREN from the exons ATGCCTCGCAAAGTGAACTATGGAATTGATTACGATGATGATTATGAAGATGACTATAATGATGactatgattatgattatgatgaagaggttgaagaaaatg GTATCACAGCTAAGACGATGCCTGCAAAAGAAGTCAGGACGGCTAAGGTCTGGCGATGCCCAATTTGTACTTACGATAATGAAGATAGTATGTCTGCATGTGATATATGTGGGATCTTACGTAACCCTTTGGTCAAGAGCAATATCCAAATCAATGATGTTGCAG TGGGCGGCAAATGCAAAGATTCTGGAGTATCTGTGATGGCCAAGTCTCTTTTTGCATCATTGCCGCAACATAGAGTCCAACCATTCATCTTTGAAGTGCAGGATGATGTTTCTTCCACAGATAACCACCTTAACTTCCACAAATTCAGAAATATGCGCAGCACTTTTTCGGAATTCAGTAGTGCTTTTAgtaatcaaaatcataaaagagTTAATATAG CCCCTTTCAAGTTTAATGTTCCTTCTCCGGATGATTTGGTGTCAAGTGGACTGCAATCACTGAAAATGAAATCCAAAG ATAATCAGAGGGACACAAATATTCCAGTTGAACTGGAGTTGTCTGCTAAGGATCAAGAGTCCACTTCAGCATCAGTAACAAGACAGAGAGGTAATGGAGTTAATGAGAAAGATTATGCTCCAACCAGTGGAAGCATACAAGGGGTGCCTCATAGCAATGTGAATACTGAGGCTATGTCTTCCAAAACTGGAAAAGTAGAACAGTCTATTGAGAGAAAAACAGCATCAATTTCTGACTTCACTCCTGAGACATGGATGATCCCGGAAACAGTTGATGGTGAACTGAGCCAGCTAAATCTTGCGATT GTTGGCCATGTTGATTCTGGGAAGTCAACACTTTCAGGACGGTTGCTTCATTTATCGGGACGGATATCACAGAAATTGATgcacaaatatgaaaaagaagCTAAACAACAG GGAAAAGGATCTTTTGCTTATGCATGGGCATTAGATGAAAGTGCTGAAGAAAGGGAAAGGGGTATAACAATGACAGTGGGCGTTGCTTTCTTCacttccaaaaaatatcacattgtGCTGCTTGATTCCCCTGGACATAGAGATTTTGTTCCAAACATGATCTCAGGAGCAACACAAGCAGATGCTGCAATTTTAGTTGTTGATGCTTCAATGGGTTCATTTGAAGCTGGCATAGATGCTACTGGGGGGCAAACGAGGGAACATGCACAGCTGATTAGAAGCTTCGGAGTTGATCAGATTATTGTTCTTGTCAACAAAATGGATGTGGTGGGATACTCAAAggaaagatttgattttgtgaagCAGAAACTAGGGACATTTCTCCGCACTTGTGGTTTTAAAGAATCTTCTATTTCATGGGTTCCAGCAAGTGTCATGGAAAATCAGAACTTAGTTGCAAACTCTTCTGATGCACGGCTGTCGTG GTATAGAGGACCTTTTTTGATGGATGCAATAGATTCTCTGCAACTTCCTGCAAGAGATTACTCCAAACCACTACAAATTCCTATATGTGATGTTAAGTCACAATCCCAAAGTCAGGTGTCGGCATGTGGGAAACTGGAAACTGGAGCTATTAGACCAGGACTTAAG GTATTGGTTATGCCTTCAAAAGAAATAGCCACAGTTCGCTCGTTGGAACGTGACTCTCAGCCATGTAGTATTGCAAGAGCTGGTGACAACGTAACAGTGAATTTGCAAGGCATTGAGGGCAATCGTGTAACAGCCGGAAGTGTGATATGTCACCCTGACTACCCTGTTCAAGTTGCCAGCCAGTTGGAAATGAAGATTCTGGTCCTTGAAATTTCAACTCCGATTGTTATTGGTTCTCAG TTGGAGTTTCACATACACCACGCAAAAGAGGCTGCAAAAATTGTGAAGATATTGTCTCTGCTTGATCCAAAGACAGGAAAAGTAACAAAGAAGTCCCCAAGATGCTTGTTGTCCAAGCAGAATGCCATGGTTGAG GTGGCTTTGCAAGGTCCGGTATGTGTAGAGGAGTACAGCAGCTGCAGAGCTCTGGGAAGAGTGTTCCTTAGAGCTTCAGGAAGGACTATTGGTCTTGGTGTTGTGACTCAAATCATTAAGAGAGAAAACTAG
- the LOC125197362 gene encoding light-harvesting complex-like protein 3 isotype 1, chloroplastic, with translation MSMAIFSPKLPSFTPHSHSKTHLGLRPSYLPLRHLEKLQPPLVLSSDSASGVAPAAPEETSAVESLGSNGSATPPPVAVESVNGFQDARWVGGTWDLKQFEKDGNTNWDAVIDAEVKRRKWMEDSPQSSNNDEPVVFDTSIIPWWAWMKRFHLPEAELLNGRAAMVGFFMAYFVDSLTGVGLVDQMGNFFCKTLLFVAVAGVLLVRKNEDFETIKKLVDETTFYDKQWQAAWQDETSEKK, from the exons ATGTCGATGGCAATTTTCTCCCCAAAGCTTCCATCTTTCACCCCTCACTCTCATTCCAAAACCCATCTAGGTTTGAGACCTAGTTATCTCCCCCTCAGACACCTCGAGAAGCTTCAACCCCCCTTGGTCTTGAGCTCCGACAGCGCCTCTGGTGTGGCTCCTGCTGCTCCGGAGGAGACTTCTGCTGTGGAGTCTCTTGGCTCCAACGGCTCTGCAACACCGCCGCCGGTGGCAGTGGAGTCTGTCAATGGTTTTCAGGATGCTAGGTGGGTTGGGGGAACTTGGGACTTGAAGCAGTTTGAGAAAGATGGCAACACTAACTGGGATGCTGTCATTGATGCTG AGGTGAAGAGGAGGAAGTGGATGGAAGACAGCCCGCAATCATCAAACAATGATGAGCCTGTTGTTTTCGACACTTCCATTATTCCTTGGTGGGCATGGATGAAAAGGTTCCATCTTCCCGAAGCCGAGCTGCTAAATG GTCGTGCTGCAATGGTCGGATTCTTCATGGCCTACTTTGTGGACAGCCTCACCGGGGTAGGTCTGGTTGATCAAATGGGCAACTTCTTCTGTAAAACGCTGTTGTTTGTAGCTGTAGCAGGTGTGCTTCTTGTAAGAAAGAATGAGGACTTTGAAACCATCAAGAAATTGGTGGACGAGACGACATTCTACGATAAGCAGTGGCAAGCTGCCTGGCAGGATGAGACATCAGAGAAGAAGTAG
- the LOC125194217 gene encoding coiled-coil domain-containing protein 12 yields MGGGDDESLDAAAAARRERLRALRAAQELLNTPDDDAASENQPEEKENDNVNMKFRNYLPHDKQLQEGKLAPPVLPKFIDPVLAAPPPEENTEDPFLNIAPKKPNWDLRRDVQKRLDKLERRTQKAMLILMEREEANRRSEATEIGGED; encoded by the exons ATGGGCGGTGGAGACGATGAATCGCTCGATGCTGCGGCGGCGGCTCGCAGAGAGAGGCTGAGAGCCCTTAGGGCTGCTCAGGAACTCCTCAACACTCCCGACGACGATGCTGCTTCTGAGAATCAACCcgaggagaaagaaaatga CAAtgttaatatgaaatttagGAATTACCTTCCTCACGACAAGCAATTGCAAGAGGGTAAACTTGCCCCGCCCGTGTTGCCTAAATTCATAGACCCTGTACTTGCAGCTCCTCCACCAGAGGAAAATACAGAG GATCCTTTCCTCAACATAGCACCAAAGAAACCAAATTGGGATTTGCGAAGGGATGTGCAGAAGCGGCTTGACAAGCTCGAAAGGCGCACTCAGAAGGCTATGTTAATACTCATGG AACGGGAGGAAGCAAACCGGAGGTCAGAAGCCACAGAAATTGGTGGAGAAGATTGA